The stretch of DNA AATCAGGGTACACAGGAGGTGGAGAGGAGATAGGTGAGGCGAGAGCAGCCCGCACTGAGCAGTGGGGTGGAGGGAAAGCTCTatcagcctgggcggcagagctcCTCCCTGTGAAGACCTGCCTGGGCCCACCTTCCCACCTACATCCATGGGCATCTCAGAGATCCTCGAGGCAGCACTCCCCAGTAGCATGGAATCATAACATCTGTGTGCCATACCAGTTGTTTCTGTCCAATTTGACAGTTCTTCTCAGGAAAACTATGATCTGTGTGTCCCTCTTGAATGGAATTGTTTTTCTCTGATTGTTCACTCATTTCTGATCACTAAAAAAGTAAttggaaaaaatgaaacatattaGTATCATCTATTCCCAGTAACTTTATCTGGTGATTCTTTTCTATTCTCCCTCCACGTCTCACTTTTTTCAAAGTCAGACtgcatctgtactcccagcacctTTTCTCCCACTCACTGTGAAACCTTGCATCTAACTCCCCCAGACCACTCTACTGCGGCTCTCCTCTGCCAGGGGTTCCAGGAGAAAATCAACTGTACATTTGACAGTCCTTAGCATCATAAACCTCTCTGAAGCAGGATTAAGAAGACTCTGAGTTTTTAGAACTCCATTCTTCCTTCTTTACACACACTCTTGAAAGAAAAGGTATGATATGTTAATGCCATACATACCCAGTAATGTTGTGAAAAGCTCATCCACTCCCATGGTTTCAGCTGACACCTCTTCATATATCATTCCCACAGTGACTCCCCAAAGCCTTGACCTCCTTATTCaagttttctgataaatttcTAACGCAACTTGTGCTAAATGGTAATCAGTTTTTCATAAAACCCCAGTGCTAAAATGCCTGTAACTTCTTCTAAATTACTTCAGTAGTATATatacagggtgtgtgtgtgtgtgtgtgtgtgtgtgtgtgtgtgtgtgtgtgagagagagagagagagagagagagatggagccCACACAAGATGCTAATCATGAGTGACAGCCCAGGGGTGGTCTGCAATGTTCTATCAGTAGAGACCACTCTCCAGAGGAAGCTTCCACAAGCCCTGATGTTTTCCCTGACTCTCATGTACTACCAATGCTGACTACAGGGTACCATTTCTACCAAAGGAACTTAAGAGTTATGTGTTATCATGTTGGCTTGACTCATTGAGCAGCACCTCCAATTGCTGACCAATTGGAAATTCCATTTCTATCAAtgggaaatctccaaactgctctcgACAGTgactggactaatttacattctcaccaacagtgtgtaagtatgcaccatggaatactatgcagccataaaaagacctaaatcatctcttttgGGCGACATGGATACAGTTGGAAGCCGTTATCTGAAGTGAACTAACacggaaaaagaaaaccaaatactgcatgttcttacttatgtGGGAGATAAACCCTGGTTACACATGGACagaaagatggcaacaatagacactgggagcTACTGGGATGGGGGGaaatgggttgaaaaactacctattgggtacgaTGCTCATTACCTAGGTGCATTATCCcccgtaacaaacctgcatatgtactccctgtgtctaaaataaaacttgaaagtaaagaaatacaatattcacattttttaaaaaaaatcacctttttatttctccttataaAATTCAAACAGTCGTTCTCAGGAAAAGTAAATaacagctattttaaaatgcatctaTTCATTAATAGAATTCATAAGCagatatatatattcacatatatatatatgaaataaacacATTGAAGCCTCAAtggttaatttaattttgtttatcttgacTTTTCAGTCTTTGCATTTGCTGCCATAATTTCTACTGCCATTATTTTGGagaattttaatttacttttttgtgcATGTTACATAAATACTTAGGGCTGTGAAAAAACGTAATTTATAATAACTATTTCTAATTGGAAAATACAGTGCCATAAAGACTTACATGTGGTGTTTTATAGCGCTGCTGGAGTTTCTTACTGCCCTCTCATAGCCAACTTATATTTCTTTTATGGTCCTTCAAACTATTTGTTGGCTTAACATAttatgaatgaaagaaaggacACATTTAAAAGATGGCAAGGAAGGGCAAGgagggcaagggctgaaaaactacctatttggTACTTAGCTCTTTACCAAGATAATGAGTTCCATCATAATCCAAACCTCAGTATCATGCAATATActtctgtaacaaacctgcacaggtacttcctgattctaaaataaaagttgaaaaggaaagaaaaattaattaattaaatttaattaattacacTTTGTCTACATCAGTTTCTACTTTGATATCCTCACATGCAATGTCAGACCTGATCAGCCAAACATTCCTATGAAGAATTTTTCAACTTGTAGAAGATAAAAATCATATGGAGTTGTTTCAAAAATCACCAATTTTCTTCTGAATCTCAGACCTACTGCAGTTGTAATTTGCAGGAAAGAATCTGGTATTCTGCATAATTAATAAGTTCTCTAGATGAACCTTATCATTAGGCAATTAAAGGAAATACTAGGGTAGGAAAAATAGGTATAATTTTCTCCATGCAGTCTGATGGTAAAACTACTGTCCATATAGATGGTCCCTGACTGAAGATGGTTTGACTTAGAactttttgactttatgatggtgtgaaagcATGCTCCTTGATTTGCCATGGGCTATGTCTAAATAAACCCAtagtaaattgaaaatatcatatgCCAAAAATGCActttctacttaaaaatattttgagtttatCAGTACGTAACCTGACCATAAATAGAGAAACACTGTATTATCTCCCCATCCCCGACACCATAATTCATTTAATACATTCCAGTCCTGCGAGTATTCTGAAATCAGGAATCTCTTTATCTCATTCTTATTAAAATACTTCAATGACTCCTCTCTGCCAATAATATCCCACCCCTCTGGTATATCAGTGAAGGTTCATCATAGCTGTCTTTAAACTTTATAGGCTCATATTCTGTCATACCTACACTTGGACCAAAGCTACCTGATCCCATTACTCCCATTGACCTCCCAATTCTTACCTAACTAAATCTTTCAATTTTAAGCTCTGCTTCTGCTCCCTCCTCTAAGAAGACCTTTCCGATTCACAaagatccttttctttcttgggcTGTTTGGAACTTCTTCAATAAAATTCCCAGAAAGGGGTCCCAAATCCTCTAGCTTCCTCATGTAGCAAATTTTCCTCCTCATGGGAATAGATGTGACCATTAGACTACGAGCATCTTTGCAAACAAGAAATTTTCCTGCAAATATATTAGATAGACTTAACTGAACTGGGAGAAAGTGAATATCTTATGATGCCTGATGTACCTTTGTTTAAATCTTTAGTGAACTGTAGGCCTCTACAAGCAAGTTAGGAGCAAAACTTGCTTCTGTGTATTCCAaataaagcaaaaggaaattacaataaaatttcaCTGGGGACTGAAATTGTCATTGGATTTTATTACAAGCTCAAAATACCTGTCCCAGGAAAAGTAGTAAAAAGCTTCAGAACGCACCCCTCTCCACAACCCCCACCAACTTTTCTCTCACTGGGTATGCCCAAGGCAGGGATTCCTAACCAGAGAATGCAGGGGGTTCTTGAACTTGAATGAGTAAAAAGTACATACTCATTTTCACTAATTTCTAACTGAAATTCTTCTGTTTCCTTCTATTATAATGTAACCAACAAACCACAGTAGTGTTAGCAGTACCTGTGACATTGTCGAGTATGAAAACAGATTTTCATAACCCACTAGAGTTGCCATAGATGTCAAAGTTTTACTTATGTTCACCACTTCTTCAAGATAATAGCAGCTCTTAGACATGCTACTAGATCTTGTTTGATGTGTTAACAATTGGGCACATATATTACTGTCACAATATTTTGATAAGCATATTTCAGTATAATTGGTTTCCTTTCTTAACTTACAGGTTTTatattatacaattaaaaataacattctgaGAAATGGTCCATAGATATCACTGTCTGCCAAAGAGATCTGTGATACAAAAATAAGATTAAGAACTGCCAAAAGGCAGGGAGAACCTACTGCCACCATCTCCACTGATGATGGTGATGAGAAACAACAGTTCCCAGCTCAGGATCATTCAAACTATACAAGATGCTCATCTTCAAGCAGGCCACATGTACGCTAAGCTATTGCATTTGATGGGGATACAAAAAGTGTGAAATCGGGTTAATAAACTGAATTGTCCTGACATTATGTCAGATTGCCTATGAAAGAGCCATAAAGTGTTCTAATACAAAGAGAAGAGGCTCCCCCAAGCATCAGACTCTTAGACTTTTAAAACAGACTGCTAGAACAGAGGTGGTCAAAGTGTACTCTAAAGATGGGGCAACTGTTTAGTACCAGtatggggaaagaaaagaagcttgGGTCAGAATAGAAATCAACCACTTCATTACGCATGTTGGGTAGTGTTGGGGTTTTAAAAACAATCTGTCAAAATGAAGGCTTCAGAAATAGCCTCAGAAGCAAAACTTTCTCTCTATCTTAGGCCCTCTTCTCTCTCAGTCCCATTCTCTTTTGAGTCtggccatagaaactagaatccctcttccccaaggtGGGTTAGAGAAACCAGCACCCCTTTTCTCCAAGGCCAGTCATAAAACCTTAAGGTATTACTCTAACTTTCCCTCCACCCCATCTGTGTAAAAACTGACCATAAAGAAATCATTAATATCTGACCCaccttgtttgactgtaggtcataagacccATTCCACAGAGGGTCCTGCCTTATACCCAGAAGGAAGGAACACGTGCTCAGAGGGGCCGGGGAGAATGTAGAGATGGgacttgctgggtttccccactcgGTCTATTAGCATTAGATCATACATTTTTGTCCAATCATAGTTTTATACAGCTGTCCATACCTTGTTGAACCTAAGCAGtacaattttctgtattttacagctgaggaaacaaaGGCTCAGAAAGATGATCTGAGTCACAAAGATACTAACAGGCTGCATGAGTTTGGATCTCAGATTTAGGTGACCCCCAACACTATGCCCTTTTAAGAATGAAACACTTCTCCAAGGTTTATTTTATTGGTGATTACCATCTCTACATAGAAGCCTGGGGAAGGAATAGTAAAGGATGCACTATAAATAATCTCAAGTTTTCCTCCTTCAGCTCTTCTTCAGTAACACGACACTCAAAGCGTATACTAGGAAAGAAAAGCCCCCTGTTTAGGGCATATGAGCCACGTCTGACTTCAGGATTGGATTCTGAAGAAAGTCACTATACTAGTcttctcaggctgctataacaaatatcacagactgagtggcttaaacaacagacatttatttctcatagctttagaggctgggatgtccaagatcaaggtgccaactGAGTCAGCTTTTGGTCAGgctctttctggcttgcagagtgCCTGCTTCTTGCTAAGTCCTCACAAGGCCTTTTCTTGGTATGCACACGGAGAAAGAGAggctgtttttctcttcttacaagaCCAGCAATTCTATCAGATTAGGTCCACACCCTAGGACCTCATTTaaacttaattacctcccaaaggccctatctctaaataTAGTCATGCTGGAATTCAGGCTTCAATTATGAATTTGGAGAGGACACAGTGAAGTCAATAGCAGTCATATACAGATGAAATTACCCTTGAAAATCCCTTCAGAAAATGCTACATTGAAATAGCCCAACAAAGCCAGGCATTTCTTTAGCACTGGAACAGATTATCATTCCTTAGGGTCAGCATCAGATGAAGCAGCTGGCTTATACATAGGAGCCATGATGGCTGAATTATCCATGATGGATACATGATGTTTACTTTTAAGCCTCAGAATCCCACACCCTGGCAAGGTGCTCAtcctgtggaggcctcaggaaccaCATCCCTTGAGGGAATGGCACAGGTCCACACCTCTATCTTCATACTAACTCTGAGGCACAGGTCATTGAGAGGAACTCCAGGCAAAATCACTCATACATTTATTGCTTCCATTTATGTTTAGGATGCCGTGGCAGGTAGAGTTGAATTTACATCAGTTGATTGTGTCTTGCATGGGATAGAATGAATAATTTTCCATCATTACCCCTATGGACACTAGCAAattatcaaagaaagaaaagttccaTTTAAATTCTAGCCTAAAAGTTGGTCTCTGTTCTTACTCATAGCAGATAATGTCACTTATTCAGGGACACTATCTGTAAGATATCTCTTGGAATATATTTGGAAGtgaaagatacacacacatatatacaagaCAAGTGAGTCAAGCTATTTTAATCTCATTCGGTCTCTAGTCTGAGTTCCTATACTTGCTAAATTTATGGGTCACTGAGATAATTGACGGATGAGTCAATATCACCAGGGGCATATCTGGTAAAGAGAAAGGATACCTGTGCAGGTTGTCAATTAAGTCATTCCCTTGCTGCCCTCTCCAAGCTGTTTCAGTTGTTTTCAAAACCACAAGACAATAACCTCTAAAAAATCTCCACTGCCATTTGTCCTTTAGAATTAAAAGTAACTTTGATTTAAGCCTTTGAGAGCATTGTTAGATAATCAATATTAACACTCTAGAAGCAACTGTATCTACAATATCCACAGATTACTAGAGATACGTTTGTAGTTGTAttttcctacacacacacacacacacacttctgtgGCTCAATATGAAACAATGTGAAAACACAtacagtatatttaaaataatttgaaagtgcACTCAGCAGAGAATTTCATCATCTGTGGAACACAATGCCACCAAATAGTTGCTATTGCTAATGCCACAAAGGCTACAGTCTGGCATCACTTTGAAACCAACTCCCTTAAACGGCTTGTCTGGGTCACTGACAGATCAGCATCTAAAAGGGCCTCTCTACTACACCTTATTTGTACCATGGATCTCTTGAATTATACATTCAAATTATTTCCTGCAATTTTAAAGTTTGTAAAAAACCAACCCTGTCTGTTTACCCTCCTCCACTAATGGAGAGTGGAAAAGGATGAAAACTCTTCTATGAGACCAGAATACTGTGCTACTTTCAGCATTATCCTGGTAAATATATTCAGCATTTTCCTGATAAACATCCTTCAAAAGCActcatctcaaatatttaagtGTGGCGGTTCTTTCTTCCAAATCCCAATGGCCCTATTATGCtcatttcttagtttttatttttattttcatttacactGCAATAAAGGAACTCCAATTGTCTTTCACTCTTAAGTATAACACATTAATATAGCAATATATATTCAGAATCTACGTAATGTGGCTTGTTTTACCTCTTCCTTCTCTACCAGCCTCAGAGGGCATCGGGTTTAGGATACATCATTTGTAAAGGTGCACCTTTCAAATGATGAAGTTTCACAGTTCTATTACTTCCTGCTTCTTAATGTGAGTTGCCTCGTGAAGATGAACTAGTAGGGTGgtaaagagaaagaatacatACCTTTAAGTTGGATGAAAAAGTAGGAAAGAAtactggaaagaaaggaaaactgtactgccttctttcctttgttttgctgagAAACCATAGAACCctcaagagaaaatgagaaggtCTCAAAGGTGCTTCTACAGTTTAATCCTGTATAATAATGGCTGGGATGAGGGGAGGTAGAAAATGAAGGAGGGGATGGATGTAAATTTAACTCACTCTTCCACCATGACTCTATTCTAAAATCATATGAAATCGGATTATGAGAGTTCACCTTCTCTCCCATCTTCCGTTCACAATAATCAGTTAATCTAGAGTTAAGTTTTTACTCTACTGTTCAGTCTCATATCTCAACTTCAAAAGTTTAACTAATATTAATACCAAATTGTCCCCTTTGCTATTTTGTACTTCAGTGCAAATAGCACTAATAGCactacgcacacacacacatatatatacacacacatatataatgtttttcttaaatgttaaagCCATTTAAGAAAAAGCTGTTTTCCCAAGAGAAAACTAAACCATGTTTATAAACTGTGTCTAAGACATATTCTAATCTCTAAATTGCcaccctctatttttttttttttttttttgagacggagtcttgctctgtagcccgggctggagtgcagtggccggatcgcagctcactgcaagctccgcctcccgggtttgcgccattctcctgcctcagcctcctgagtagctgggactataggcgcccgccacctcgcccggctagttttttgtatttttagtagagacggggtttcaccgtgttagccaggatggtctggatctcctgacctcgtgatccgcccgtctcggcctcccaaagtgctgggattacaggcttgagccaccgcgcccggcctgccacCCTCTAAACATTGTCCTCTGCCACCAGGATTTGGATATTATGTTGTGAGTCATTAAAACCCACTTCACTGGCAGGCTAATACTTGCTCTGTTCACCTGTGAATTATAGGGTAAAAACTGCCATTTCATTACTAATTACTTTTACTGCAAAGagcaaggaaaggaaacaaagtcTTCAATTATAAGAGCTTGCAACCCATCTGGcaatgatgcaaaaatcctaaggTGGTTCCAGAATAAATATACTTGACCTGAACTTTTATGTATTAAGCCACTGCTTATGTATCAAGCCTTTGCTATATTTTGAGATTACACAGCAAATTTTGCATAATTAAAAATGTGTTCCATCTTGCCAGTTCCAGAGTGATAAAATTCAAAGCTGGTAAAAATCCTACCAGACTTTTCTACAGTCAATCATTTCCTACAAAATAAATTCTTTGGACAATGTTTGACTTCGCTTTTAGACAATTAGCAGGAGAAGGAGGTCTTAGCTAATGTACTAAAGTAGCACTGAAATACAGCAAACACATCAAGGGCCGAGGGCAAAGACAGCAACGCTCTTAAAACTAGACAGAGGAAAATTTTCTAACAGATAAGGTTTGTAACCAACCAAGAAAAGTCCCaacttaaagtttttttaaaattaaagtgcCAGGAAATAACAGTGCACCACGGCACTGAACattacttccttttatttttctaatttaagtgagaaaataagtcataCAAAATAATTATCCTGTACTATTTACAAGTTTCTCAAGCAAAACTTAATATAGTTTTTGAAATAATGGTTTAACTGATAAATCTTCAGGAGAACTTtatctcactttttaaaagataatttccttttaaaagacTGAAGAGTATTTTTCAAAGGTAATAATACCTCATTAAATTTGCAAGTCCAGAAATTATTGAACTTCTGACATGATTTTtgctataaaattatattttttcatcttcAGATATTCTCAGGTTTCTTAGAGAATAAGTTGAATGTAATGTAAAATTGGTTGCTTTTTCAAATGAAGGATTCACATACTAAAACACTCCTCAGTTTACCCTTTAGTTCTCAGAAAGTAAAATCTTCACGCTTATGAGTTGTGAGTGGTATTATCAGGTTGGTGGTACAAAGGtgattgcagtttttgccattactttcaatggcaaaattgcaattacttttgccccaaactaaatttattttaccAGTTTTTAGGTGTCTATCTATTAATTTGGAATATACTCTGTACTTAAAAGTGACACAACTCATAAGCTTAtccattgcagcattgtttatagaCTGCCCATACATAGGAGAGTGGTTGAAAAAATTATGGTACGGCGCTGTCCGCCCTTCCCCTAGCGTCATTTCCGGGCCCGCGCTGAGGAGGTTCCTGCGGCTGCCAGGAGGTGTGAGCCGCGGACCATGAGCGTGGGCATCATCGGAGCCGGCCAGCTGGCCTATGCTCTGGCGCGGGGCTTCACGGCCGCAGGTATCGTGTTGGCTCACAAGATAATAGCCAGCTCTCCGGAAATGAACCTGCCCACGGTGTCGGCCCTCAGGAAGATGGGTGTGAACCTGACACGCAGCAACAAGGAGACAGTGAAGCACAGCGACGTCCTGTTTCTGGCCGTGAAGCCACATATCATCCCCTTCATTCTGGATGAGATTGGGGCCGATGTACAAGCCAGACACATCGTGGTCTCCTGTGCGGCTGGTGTCACCATCAGCTCTGTGGAGAAGAAGCTGATGGCGTTCCAGCCAGCCCCCAAAGTGATTCGCTGCATGACCAACACACCTGTGGTAGTGCGGGAAGGCGCTACAGTGTACGCCATGGGCACCCATGCTCTGGTGGAGGATGGGCAGCTCCTGGAGCAGCTCATGAGCAGCGTGGGCTTCTGCACTGAGGTGGAAGAGGACCTCATCGATGCCGTCACGGGGCTCAGTGGCAGCGGGCCTGCCTATGCATTCATGGCTCTGGATGCATTGGCTGATGGTGGGGTGAAGATGGGTTTGCCACGGCGCCTGGCAGTCCGACTCGGGGCCCAGGCCTTGCTGGGAGCTGCCAAGATGCTGCTGGACTCAGAGCAGCATCCATGCCAGCTCAAGGACAATGTCTGCTCCCCTGGGGGAGCCACCATCCACGCCCTGCACTTTCTGGAGAGTGGGGGCTTCCGCTCTCTGCTCATCAATGCAGTTGAGGCCTCCTGTATCCGAACACGAGAGCTACAGTCCATGGCCGACCAAGAAAAGATCTCCCCAGCTGCCCTTAAGAAGACGCTCCTAGACAGAGTGAAGCTGGAATCCCCCACAGTCTCCACACTGACCCCTCCAGCCCAGGGAAGCTCCTTACAAGAAGCCTGGCCCTGGGTGGCGAGAAGGACTAAGGCAGCGTCTACCCCCTCTGTGATTTAGAGCCCTCAGTTGagagcccctgccccaccccctccATTGCTCCTCCTCACCTTTGCAAGGAGAAAGCAGGCTCAGGTAGTTTTCAGGGCTTTGTGATAAAACCTCCTTAAATCTGTTCAGACCAAGCAGTGTGAGCTTCCTCTCCTGTCCCATGTTGGAAGATGCTCTGAAGGGGTGGTAGATGCTGGAAGCCAGACACAACCCTGCATACCCCACTCAATTGGCGGAAGCTGGGGCTGGGACTGGAGTCAGCCCAGTTgggaggaagggctggggagGATCTGCAGCTGAAGCCCAAGGCAGGGCTAGTTTGATGCCAAGGCAAAGTGGTGAGAGAGAAAATAGGAAAGGGGCTTTTCTCTGAATTGGTAAATGGGAAAGAAGTGAGCAACTTAAGATTGTCACCATCACAAGTGTACAGGATTAGACTGTGTTTATATTTAACTCTTGCTTCATAGGTGTACCATTTAATGCTAAGTTTAACTGCtttaataaagtttaataaagtttaaaaaaaaatatggtacatCCACATGTACCATAAACATGTAGTACTAcacatctgttaaaaaaaaaagaataaggaagatTTTTATGGAGTTGTATAagataatttccaaaatatattgttaaatttaaaaagcagagtaCAAAGAGTATTTGTAGGATACTATCCTTCATGTAATGAAGAAGGATTATAAGAAAATTCTTACTCTAGCCAAGTAATTTTAATAAATCCTATATGATACAGGGTGTGGcttgtgaaataattaaaaagttgcTGGCTTTGGGAGTTATAAGCATCCAGGGAGGGGCTACAGTAGGAAACTCTCTAGTTTTATCTTCCTAAAGCTGTTAGCATCTTTCTTAGCACTTATTGAACAAGCTCTCACTGGGCTGCTCCAATCCTCTAATTGAAAGGCTCCAAGAAGAACAACCCTTATTGTCGGGGTGCTATTACTTCTGGTTCGCTGTGGTTACTGTTTTATCAAGCTGCTATTCTACTGTGAAGGTGTTACAAGTTGTATTTTTGAAAAGGTACACTTTCTAGTGTGAGTCTTCATGGGAGTCCAGAAGTGGATGGCACTGATATAGAATACTATAGACCTTAGCCAGGACCAGTGGCTCCATCACTGGATGTACTCAAGGGTATCTGTCCACACTGCCCTTCAAATCAATACTTCTTAATGAGCCAGACAATGTGCCAATAATAAAAGGGCAAATAAGACACAGTTCCTTTCTTCAAAGTGCTCACAGGTCCAAAAGAAGAAGATATGTAATCAAATAAGTACAAGATGTGCATCACAAGTATTCAAGGCACTGCGGAGCTGAGAGGGGCAGAGGGGGTGGAGGGACTAGTGTGCTGTCCCTGGGAATCAAGGTGTCAAGAAAGACTCCTGGTCGgacattgtggctc from Macaca nemestrina isolate mMacNem1 chromosome 6, mMacNem.hap1, whole genome shotgun sequence encodes:
- the LOC105500005 gene encoding LOW QUALITY PROTEIN: pyrroline-5-carboxylate reductase 2 (The sequence of the model RefSeq protein was modified relative to this genomic sequence to represent the inferred CDS: inserted 1 base in 1 codon), with protein sequence MSVGIIGAGQLAYALARGFTAAGIVLAHKIIASSPEMNLPTVSALRKMGVNLTRSNKETVKHSDVLFLAVKPHIIPFILDEIGADVQARHIVVSCAAGVTISSVEKKLMAFQPAPKVIRCMTNTPVVVREGATVYAMGTHALVEDGQLLEQLMSSVGFCTEVEEDLIDAVTGLSGSGPAYAFMALDALADGGVKMGLPRRLAVRLGAQALLGAAKMLLDSEQHPCQLKDNVCSPGGATIHALHFLESGGFRSLLINAVEASCIRTRELQSMADQEKISPAALKKTLLDRVKLESPTVSTLTPXSPGKLLTRSLALGGEKD